In Mastigocladopsis repens PCC 10914, a single window of DNA contains:
- the alr gene encoding alanine racemase, with amino-acid sequence MLSHEQTSGVTYNQQCDTYAWFSQRAWVEIDLAALSYNVKQLLKILSSRTQLMAVVKADAYGHGAVKVAQTVLESGASWLGVATVPEAIQLREAGIKAPILILGATHTPEQIHAIAHWKLQPTLTSPKQALVFADTLEAINYNSFLPVHVKLDTGMSRLGTNWQEATEFVQLVQRLPSLAIASIYSHLATADSPDPTIMEQQQQRFEQAIAQIRTLGIEPPCLHLANSAATLSDKALHYDIVRVGLAVYGLYPAEHLRSCIDLKPVLQVKARVTQVKTIAPGTGVSYSHQFIAERELRLAVVGIGYADGVPRNLSNKMQVLIRGQRVSQIGAITMDQLMLDVSELPNVQEGEVVTLLGTEGKEQISAEDWANQLNTISWEILCGFKHRLPRVALA; translated from the coding sequence ATGTTGAGCCACGAGCAAACCTCTGGTGTTACCTACAATCAGCAGTGTGATACATACGCTTGGTTCTCCCAACGTGCTTGGGTGGAAATTGACTTAGCAGCGTTGTCGTACAACGTCAAGCAGCTTTTAAAGATACTGTCATCACGCACTCAACTTATGGCGGTGGTCAAAGCAGATGCCTACGGACATGGAGCAGTTAAGGTCGCCCAAACTGTGTTAGAATCAGGCGCTAGTTGGCTGGGAGTCGCTACGGTTCCAGAAGCAATTCAACTGCGAGAAGCCGGAATTAAAGCTCCGATTTTGATTTTAGGTGCAACCCACACTCCAGAGCAAATTCATGCGATCGCCCACTGGAAACTTCAGCCAACACTAACAAGTCCCAAGCAAGCTCTGGTATTTGCTGATACTCTAGAAGCCATAAACTATAACTCTTTCCTACCCGTACACGTCAAATTAGACACGGGAATGTCCAGATTAGGAACTAATTGGCAGGAAGCGACTGAGTTTGTCCAGCTGGTACAACGCTTACCATCACTTGCCATTGCTAGTATATACTCCCACTTGGCAACGGCAGATAGTCCTGACCCCACAATCATGGAACAACAGCAACAACGGTTTGAGCAAGCAATTGCCCAAATCAGGACTCTAGGGATAGAACCGCCTTGTCTGCACTTAGCAAATTCAGCTGCTACCCTGAGTGACAAAGCATTGCACTACGACATTGTGCGTGTGGGTTTAGCCGTCTATGGACTCTACCCGGCTGAACATTTGCGCTCATGCATCGACCTCAAACCTGTTCTGCAAGTAAAAGCGCGAGTCACGCAAGTCAAAACCATCGCCCCTGGAACTGGCGTAAGCTATAGTCATCAATTTATTGCAGAGCGAGAACTCCGCCTTGCTGTGGTAGGAATTGGTTACGCTGATGGTGTTCCTCGCAATCTTTCCAACAAAATGCAAGTGTTAATTCGCGGTCAACGAGTGTCGCAGATTGGCGCAATTACAATGGATCAGTTGATGCTGGATGTGAGTGAATTACCAAATGTGCAAGAAGGTGAAGTCGTTACCCTACTTGGAACAGAGGGAAAAGAACAAATCTCTGCTGAAGATTGGGCAAATCAACTAAATACAATTTCTTGGGAAATTCTGTGTGGGTTCAAGCATCGCTTGCCTCGTGTTGCCCTAGCTTAG
- a CDS encoding response regulator, with product MSTTPLGSYKFFQKLHPLSLLAQLTSRRATGCLQVFTESVSWSIYLEDGKLVYASSDKIFDRLENHLGRLSQQIPILNNALLMQVRLIFEQNGENQSIPQPDYQAICWLVNEEYITPPQAAILIDELAKEVLELFLAVKQGSYEFKSETPLDQLPKFCRLDLRLLVEHCQKQLRNRQHTQSPLMTQVSQLGTTTKIPPMGPNSQVKLGEQLPRQNNFDNSNLNSNKSFHQPPGKSTYTVACIDDSPTVLNSIKHFLDESTFSVVMINDPVKALMLILRSKPDLILLDVEMPNLDGYELCSLLRRHSAFKNIPIIMVTGRTGFIDRAKAKMVRASGYLTKPFSQSDLLKMVFKHIGN from the coding sequence ATGAGCACAACTCCTTTAGGTAGCTACAAGTTTTTTCAGAAACTCCACCCGCTATCTCTACTAGCACAACTAACCAGTCGGCGTGCTACAGGGTGCTTACAGGTATTTACAGAGTCCGTTTCTTGGTCAATCTATCTAGAGGACGGTAAACTCGTTTACGCCTCTTCGGATAAAATATTTGATCGGCTTGAGAATCACTTGGGGCGCTTGAGTCAGCAAATACCCATTCTCAACAATGCACTTCTTATGCAGGTAAGACTGATATTTGAGCAAAACGGAGAAAATCAGTCAATACCACAACCAGATTATCAAGCTATTTGCTGGTTAGTCAATGAAGAATATATCACCCCTCCACAAGCAGCAATCTTGATAGACGAATTGGCTAAAGAAGTACTGGAGTTATTTCTAGCAGTAAAACAAGGGAGCTATGAATTTAAGAGTGAAACTCCCTTAGATCAACTACCTAAGTTCTGTCGTTTGGACTTGCGATTACTTGTAGAACACTGTCAAAAGCAGTTACGAAATCGGCAACATACCCAGTCACCGCTTATGACCCAAGTCTCCCAATTGGGGACTACAACCAAGATTCCCCCAATGGGGCCAAACTCCCAAGTCAAACTAGGGGAACAATTGCCAAGACAGAATAATTTTGATAATTCTAATCTTAACAGCAATAAAAGTTTCCACCAACCTCCTGGTAAAAGCACATATACAGTAGCCTGCATTGATGACAGTCCAACGGTGTTGAATTCTATTAAACACTTTTTGGATGAAAGTACATTTTCAGTTGTGATGATAAACGACCCGGTGAAAGCTTTGATGCTAATTCTCCGTAGCAAGCCCGATTTAATTTTACTAGACGTAGAGATGCCAAATTTAGATGGCTACGAGCTATGTTCTTTGTTACGCAGGCATTCAGCTTTTAAGAATATCCCCATTATTATGGTGACTGGCAGAACAGGATTTATAGACAGAGCAAAGGCAAAAATGGTCAGAGCATCAGGCTACTTGACCAAACCTTTTTCCCAGTCGGACTTATTAAAAATGGTGTTTAAACACATTGGTAATTAA
- a CDS encoding response regulator, with product MSITLLGTILIVEDSPSELELMSHYLKESGYNVIQATGAKEALEKAQSQNPDVIVTDLVMPGMSGFELCRSLKKNPATQKVPIVICSSKNQEIDRLWAMRQGADAYVTKPYTREQLLRAIKSVVI from the coding sequence GTGAGTATTACTTTGCTTGGCACAATTTTGATTGTTGAAGATTCTCCCAGTGAATTGGAACTGATGAGCCATTATCTCAAAGAGAGTGGTTATAACGTTATTCAAGCTACTGGTGCAAAGGAAGCTTTAGAAAAAGCACAATCACAAAACCCAGACGTCATTGTGACTGATCTGGTTATGCCAGGAATGAGCGGTTTTGAGTTATGTCGTTCTCTCAAGAAAAATCCGGCGACTCAAAAAGTGCCGATTGTGATTTGCAGTTCTAAAAATCAGGAAATTGACCGATTGTGGGCAATGAGACAAGGCGCTGATGCCTATGTCACCAAGCCTTACACGCGAGAGCAGCTCCTACGGGCTATTAAATCAGTGGTGATTTGA
- a CDS encoding chemotaxis protein CheW has translation MNSSKLTSLKQDQNNLGDGYLRFQLNRHTFATLSMRHTQEAVVVPVETITSMPNMPACILGLMNWRSRIVWAINLPRMFNLEYLDNRLRSYNVIIIRVDSVLLGLVVQEIQGTTKFMPDDIRSPVGQVASSLIPYLRGCVIQQKEILLVLDAQAIVQSSILRSD, from the coding sequence ATGAATAGTTCAAAACTTACGTCTTTAAAACAAGATCAAAATAACTTGGGGGATGGCTATCTCAGGTTTCAGCTAAATAGACACACATTTGCCACCTTATCAATGAGGCACACGCAAGAAGCGGTTGTTGTGCCTGTTGAGACTATCACATCGATGCCAAATATGCCCGCCTGCATTCTAGGATTGATGAACTGGCGGAGTCGCATAGTTTGGGCAATCAACTTGCCAAGGATGTTCAATCTTGAATATCTAGATAATAGGCTACGTTCGTATAACGTAATTATTATTCGGGTTGATTCAGTACTTCTAGGCTTGGTTGTACAAGAGATACAAGGTACAACTAAGTTTATGCCTGATGATATTCGCTCTCCTGTAGGACAAGTGGCATCAAGTTTAATCCCTTATCTACGCGGTTGCGTGATTCAACAAAAAGAAATACTGCTTGTATTGGATGCACAAGCTATTGTGCAGTCTTCTATTCTCCGCAGTGATTAG
- a CDS encoding methyl-accepting chemotaxis protein: MFNKTDPAKRIDDQNGASVSASDHLTDNVVKLPQETHTETFHDSSPNRVSTTFKRLSLSTKATLLAIAIGTLPVVAIGTLAYLVASNSLTNKVSQIQQVEVKGLADKVNRFIIERNNDIQLISSLPILTNSKIGDVLSQKEKQALLDKFVDTYKVYDSIAVLNLNGDVLAQSQGDAIPNQSSSNYFQTVRQNNRPYISQPEVTKNTGNLNVYIAAPVKSITGETIAIVRARMPVKSLENLLRNYTQTGRGFHLSDASGKIFLSANRNHIGRDAKADYPGLAERQAARKDDTFVTVDQIDNKEELVSYTSITPEGLPNLNWQATLSTETASAFEPRRQLLLTVAVGMGLTALIVALIAVWLAKRTTQPIAQATAAVAKLGKGQLDTRLEVKSEDEFGILSANINQMAAQLQTLVKKQELDTERAKILADITLRTRRSLKVEDIYKTAVREVRQAMKTDRVIIYKFNLETLDGDVVAESVTSGLPRMLGVQIDDPCFRERHAETYKDGRVRAISNIYQDSNLSNAACYIKMLEKFAVKANLVAPIIIDGDLVGLMIAHHCDSPRNWQQAEIDLFKQLSIQVGYALEQAQLLEEVEKARGIAESVSEDERQQKEALQMQLLELLSEVEGAASGDLTVRAEVTAGEIGTVADFFNSIVESLRDIVTQVKETATQVNKAIGSNEGAIRELAEEALTQAAEINRTLDAVDYMTQSIQQVAASAQQAAAVANTAAQTAKKSGIAMDMTVQNILHLRETVGETAKKVKRLGESTQQISRVVALINQISMQTNLLAINAGIEAARAGEEGQGFAVVAEEVGELAARSAGATKEIEQIVENIQRETTEVVQAMELGTTQVVEGTRIVEDAKQNLSQILDISRHIDLLVQSISQATASQAETSQTVSHLMQEIAASSERTSDSSMKVSESLRQTVEISQQLQATVGTFKVN, from the coding sequence ATGTTTAATAAAACTGATCCAGCTAAGAGGATTGATGATCAAAATGGAGCATCTGTTTCTGCATCTGATCATCTCACAGATAATGTAGTAAAACTACCTCAAGAAACTCATACTGAAACTTTTCACGATTCTAGCCCGAATCGTGTCTCTACGACTTTCAAGCGGCTTAGCTTAAGTACCAAAGCGACATTGTTGGCAATTGCTATTGGGACGCTTCCGGTAGTGGCAATCGGAACGCTTGCCTACTTAGTTGCTAGTAACTCCTTAACCAATAAGGTTTCCCAAATTCAACAAGTTGAAGTCAAGGGTCTAGCAGACAAAGTCAACCGTTTCATCATAGAACGGAACAACGATATTCAACTCATATCTAGTCTACCAATACTAACAAATTCCAAAATTGGAGACGTGCTCTCTCAAAAGGAAAAGCAAGCATTGCTGGATAAGTTTGTAGATACTTATAAAGTATATGACAGCATTGCAGTACTTAACTTAAACGGCGATGTCCTTGCCCAATCTCAAGGAGATGCAATTCCCAATCAAAGCAGTAGTAATTACTTTCAAACAGTACGGCAGAACAACCGTCCTTACATTAGTCAACCTGAAGTCACAAAAAATACAGGAAATCTGAACGTTTACATTGCAGCGCCTGTCAAAAGTATCACAGGAGAAACTATCGCCATAGTCAGAGCGAGGATGCCTGTCAAATCTCTAGAAAATTTGCTCAGAAATTATACCCAAACAGGACGAGGATTCCATTTATCCGATGCCTCAGGAAAAATTTTCTTGTCAGCAAACAGGAATCACATCGGTAGAGATGCCAAAGCAGATTATCCTGGTTTGGCTGAACGGCAAGCAGCAAGAAAAGACGATACCTTTGTGACTGTTGATCAAATCGACAACAAAGAGGAACTTGTCAGTTACACATCCATAACGCCAGAAGGTTTGCCAAATTTGAACTGGCAAGCCACTCTGTCCACAGAGACAGCAAGCGCATTTGAGCCTCGAAGACAATTGTTGCTCACAGTAGCAGTAGGGATGGGACTGACAGCATTAATTGTGGCTCTGATTGCAGTATGGTTAGCTAAACGTACGACACAACCAATTGCACAAGCGACCGCAGCAGTGGCAAAACTGGGCAAAGGACAACTCGATACCCGTTTGGAGGTGAAATCAGAAGATGAATTTGGCATTTTAAGTGCCAACATCAACCAAATGGCGGCGCAACTCCAAACCCTAGTGAAAAAACAAGAACTGGATACTGAAAGGGCAAAGATACTGGCAGATATTACCCTACGTACTCGTAGAAGCCTGAAGGTCGAAGATATTTACAAAACAGCCGTCAGAGAAGTTCGTCAGGCGATGAAAACAGACAGGGTTATCATCTATAAATTCAATCTTGAGACCTTGGATGGAGATGTTGTGGCTGAATCAGTCACTAGTGGCTTGCCGAGAATGTTGGGAGTGCAAATCGATGATCCCTGCTTTAGAGAACGCCATGCAGAAACTTATAAGGATGGTCGAGTGCGGGCAATATCCAACATTTATCAAGACTCCAATCTCAGCAATGCAGCTTGCTATATCAAAATGTTAGAGAAATTTGCCGTTAAGGCAAATTTGGTGGCACCAATTATTATCGACGGGGATTTGGTGGGCTTGATGATTGCTCATCATTGTGACAGTCCCCGGAACTGGCAACAAGCTGAAATAGATTTGTTTAAACAGCTCTCCATCCAAGTCGGCTATGCCCTAGAGCAAGCACAGCTGCTTGAGGAGGTAGAAAAAGCAAGAGGTATAGCAGAAAGTGTATCAGAAGACGAACGCCAACAGAAAGAAGCGCTGCAAATGCAACTCCTAGAACTCCTTTCTGAGGTTGAAGGTGCAGCTAGTGGAGACCTCACGGTACGTGCAGAAGTCACAGCAGGAGAAATTGGCACAGTCGCCGACTTTTTCAACTCTATTGTTGAAAGTTTGCGGGATATTGTGACTCAAGTTAAAGAAACCGCTACCCAGGTGAATAAGGCAATTGGCAGCAACGAAGGGGCTATCCGTGAACTCGCAGAGGAAGCACTCACTCAAGCCGCAGAAATCAACCGCACTCTTGATGCTGTTGACTACATGACCCAATCAATTCAACAAGTAGCCGCCAGCGCCCAGCAAGCAGCCGCAGTTGCCAATACCGCAGCCCAAACTGCCAAAAAGAGTGGCATAGCAATGGATATGACGGTGCAAAATATCTTGCATTTGCGCGAAACAGTAGGCGAAACAGCCAAAAAAGTCAAGCGTTTAGGAGAATCAACTCAACAAATCTCCCGTGTGGTGGCATTGATTAACCAGATTTCCATGCAAACCAACTTGCTAGCTATCAACGCTGGTATTGAAGCAGCGCGTGCAGGTGAGGAGGGTCAAGGTTTTGCTGTAGTCGCTGAGGAGGTGGGCGAACTCGCAGCCCGAAGTGCGGGGGCGACAAAAGAAATCGAACAAATTGTGGAGAACATCCAACGCGAGACCACTGAGGTCGTGCAGGCGATGGAACTAGGAACCACTCAGGTTGTGGAAGGAACGCGAATTGTCGAAGATGCCAAGCAAAATCTCAGCCAGATTTTGGATATTTCGCGGCACATTGACTTGTTGGTGCAGTCAATTTCTCAGGCTACAGCATCACAGGCAGAAACATCGCAAACAGTCAGCCATTTAATGCAAGAGATTGCGGCTTCTTCCGAACGCACGAGCGATTCTTCAATGAAAGTTTCTGAGTCTTTGCGACAAACTGTGGAGATTTCGCAGCAATTGCAAGCAACTGTTGGTACGTTCAAGGTGAATTAG
- a CDS encoding hybrid sensor histidine kinase/response regulator, whose amino-acid sequence MSQDKELEIQMQFLEEATDYLNTLEGVLLGINTNNRISPEKINAALRAAHSIKGGAGMMGFRALSNLAHRLEDSFKVLKTRKNSLEIDTELQSLLLSGVDWLRQIVELLSEGNTVDEQWLSTFCYPVFEELHTRLGDPNPEDAASMLSPEDGQDIIPLLFETEVEGCLQRLESVVADSAQPCLKEEVAIMAAELGGLGEMLQLPAFTQLCESVANHLEAAAPSQVETIARAALEGWRRSQALVITNQLDRLPTEIRLGNLAVEAAAYPQTELFKAEALTTPEQEIQVAQPNILQPEETAETWLDDEIIAADFEALEAAFADERNAQVEIPEPVPVFSQEIPTTNYKFVERKVEQTAGSNKSEAQENTVRVPSKQLEQINDLFGEVIIQRNGLNLQLERLRKLIRNLNQRVQILERENQQLRTAYDKIATQSVVPSNLPLLALPPSEKVYPIPALNDSDQTQSGFDSLEMDSYNELNLLSQEVMETIVQVQEVTTDIQLSIDDTDQFARKLTKTSKQLQRKLTQVRMRPLSDVVDRFPRALRDLCVEYGKNVQLKIEGAGTLIERSILEALNEPLMHMVRNAFDHGIEDPATRRSCGKPEQGLIEIKASHQGNRTIITLRDDGRGIPLDKIRARAIAMGLEATLIAQATDEELLSLIFEPGFTTSDQVTSLSGRGVGMDVVRSNLKQVRGDVKVDTVPGQGTTYTLSVPFTLSVARVLLVESNRMLVAFPTDVVSEIFLLNNEQVFPMATSEVLSWQGTMLPLVRLGRHLEFNCPRYDNPNLETPPAINAASILILNQGNQPVALQVDRCWGEQEVAIRRVEGNIALPNGFSNCTILGDGRVVPLVNVNELLYWIATNERTPRTNQLPSARLKSVFLKASDDKSVLSINHKGMILIVDDSINVRRFLALTLEKGGYQVEQAKDGQDALDKLQNGLRVQAVICDIEMPRVDGYGFLGRIKSNNDFKDIPVAMLTSRSSDKHRQLAMQLGARAYFSKPYNEQELLRTLDEIIFPLAGASH is encoded by the coding sequence ATGTCACAAGACAAAGAATTAGAAATCCAGATGCAGTTTCTGGAGGAAGCGACTGATTACCTCAATACCCTAGAAGGGGTATTGCTGGGCATCAACACCAACAATCGTATCTCTCCAGAAAAAATCAATGCCGCACTCCGAGCCGCCCACTCAATTAAAGGTGGCGCAGGCATGATGGGATTTCGGGCTTTGAGTAATTTGGCTCATCGTCTGGAAGATTCCTTTAAAGTTTTGAAAACAAGAAAAAACTCTTTAGAAATTGATACAGAATTACAAAGTTTATTGCTGTCTGGAGTAGATTGGCTACGTCAGATAGTGGAATTGCTATCAGAAGGCAATACCGTAGATGAGCAGTGGTTATCCACATTCTGTTATCCAGTTTTTGAAGAACTGCATACGCGTTTGGGAGACCCAAATCCTGAGGACGCTGCAAGTATGCTGTCTCCAGAAGATGGGCAAGACATCATCCCTTTGCTATTTGAAACAGAGGTAGAAGGGTGTTTGCAACGCCTAGAATCTGTGGTAGCAGATAGCGCACAGCCCTGTTTAAAAGAAGAAGTTGCGATTATGGCAGCTGAGTTGGGTGGTTTGGGTGAGATGCTCCAACTACCAGCTTTTACTCAACTGTGCGAATCCGTGGCAAACCACCTAGAAGCTGCTGCTCCCTCGCAGGTAGAAACAATTGCCCGTGCAGCATTGGAAGGATGGCGGCGATCGCAAGCTTTGGTGATCACAAATCAACTCGATAGGTTACCGACAGAAATTCGGCTTGGGAATTTGGCTGTCGAAGCCGCAGCTTATCCTCAAACAGAACTGTTTAAAGCAGAAGCACTAACCACACCAGAGCAAGAAATACAAGTCGCACAACCAAATATTCTGCAACCAGAAGAAACTGCAGAAACTTGGCTGGATGATGAAATCATTGCAGCTGATTTTGAAGCCTTAGAGGCAGCTTTTGCTGATGAAAGGAACGCTCAAGTTGAAATACCAGAGCCTGTCCCAGTCTTTTCTCAAGAAATTCCGACAACAAATTACAAATTTGTTGAACGTAAAGTTGAGCAAACTGCTGGTAGCAATAAGAGTGAAGCTCAGGAAAATACAGTCCGAGTTCCTAGCAAGCAACTTGAGCAAATTAATGATTTGTTTGGGGAAGTGATCATTCAGCGCAACGGGTTGAATTTGCAACTTGAAAGATTACGCAAACTTATTCGTAATCTAAACCAGCGAGTGCAAATCCTGGAGCGAGAAAATCAGCAATTACGTACAGCTTACGACAAAATAGCAACTCAAAGCGTAGTGCCTTCTAATCTTCCATTGCTGGCGTTACCACCGAGTGAAAAAGTGTATCCTATTCCAGCACTTAACGATAGCGACCAGACACAAAGCGGGTTTGATTCCCTAGAAATGGACAGCTATAACGAATTAAACCTGCTTTCTCAGGAAGTGATGGAAACTATCGTTCAGGTGCAAGAAGTCACCACTGATATTCAACTCAGTATTGACGATACAGATCAATTTGCCCGCAAACTTACCAAAACATCCAAGCAGTTGCAAAGAAAGCTGACTCAAGTACGGATGCGTCCGCTTTCCGATGTTGTCGATCGCTTCCCCAGAGCTTTGCGCGACCTGTGTGTAGAGTACGGCAAAAATGTGCAGCTGAAAATCGAGGGTGCTGGTACCTTAATTGAACGTAGCATCTTGGAGGCTTTAAATGAGCCTTTGATGCATATGGTGCGAAACGCATTTGACCACGGTATCGAAGACCCAGCAACACGCCGCAGCTGTGGCAAGCCAGAACAAGGATTGATTGAAATCAAAGCCTCTCACCAAGGGAACCGCACAATAATTACTCTCAGAGATGATGGTCGTGGGATTCCACTAGACAAAATACGCGCCCGTGCCATAGCTATGGGGTTGGAGGCTACTCTCATAGCGCAAGCTACCGATGAAGAACTGCTATCACTGATTTTTGAGCCGGGATTTACCACCTCTGACCAAGTGACATCCTTATCAGGTCGCGGTGTCGGCATGGATGTGGTTCGCAGCAACCTCAAACAAGTGCGGGGAGATGTCAAAGTTGATACCGTACCGGGACAGGGCACGACCTATACGCTATCAGTGCCGTTTACACTCTCAGTGGCAAGAGTTCTGCTAGTAGAAAGCAATCGAATGCTTGTAGCATTTCCCACAGATGTGGTTTCGGAAATATTCTTGCTTAATAACGAGCAGGTGTTCCCCATGGCTACCAGCGAAGTCCTGAGTTGGCAAGGAACTATGCTACCGTTGGTTCGCCTAGGTCGGCATTTAGAGTTTAATTGCCCTCGCTATGATAACCCAAATTTGGAAACTCCTCCTGCAATCAATGCTGCTAGCATACTCATACTTAACCAGGGCAATCAACCAGTAGCGTTGCAAGTAGACCGTTGTTGGGGTGAGCAAGAAGTTGCCATCCGTCGAGTTGAAGGAAACATAGCTCTGCCTAATGGCTTCAGCAACTGTACGATTCTGGGTGATGGTCGGGTAGTACCATTGGTGAATGTCAACGAGTTACTCTATTGGATTGCGACCAATGAACGCACGCCCAGAACTAACCAACTGCCATCAGCAAGGTTAAAAAGCGTTTTCCTCAAGGCATCTGACGACAAATCAGTATTGTCAATTAATCACAAGGGCATGATTTTGATTGTCGATGACTCAATTAATGTCCGGCGCTTCTTAGCCTTAACTCTAGAAAAAGGAGGATATCAAGTAGAACAAGCTAAAGATGGTCAAGATGCGCTAGACAAACTTCAGAATGGTTTGAGAGTTCAGGCTGTCATTTGTGATATTGAAATGCCTCGTGTTGATGGCTATGGGTTTTTAGGTCGTATAAAATCGAACAACGACTTTAAAGATATACCAGTTGCTATGTTGACCTCTCGTAGTAGCGATAAACATCGTCAACTGGCAATGCAATTAGGTGCTAGAGCCTACTTCTCCAAACCTTACAATGAGCAAGAATTACTGAGAACATTAGATGAAATCATTTTTCCTTTAGCAGGAGCCTCACACTAG
- a CDS encoding TOBE domain-containing protein — protein sequence MPRKEQGWITFQTSEEERKILEEFSKQSQRTKTEILRELVRSLNKPSPPPPSLPTPQYETEEAWTPEIEIFSPKKRLKVSSRNILKGIVKRVVTGAVNTEITLEIVHKVELTSIITRVSADELDLSEGKEAYAVIKSNDIVIARE from the coding sequence ATGCCAAGAAAAGAACAAGGATGGATTACTTTTCAAACCTCAGAGGAGGAGCGAAAAATTCTCGAAGAGTTCTCAAAGCAGTCTCAGCGCACCAAAACAGAAATTTTGCGGGAACTCGTGCGTAGTCTCAATAAGCCATCTCCACCACCGCCATCGCTACCAACCCCACAGTATGAAACAGAGGAGGCTTGGACTCCAGAAATAGAAATTTTTAGTCCGAAGAAACGACTCAAAGTTAGCTCCCGTAATATTCTTAAGGGAATCGTTAAACGAGTTGTCACAGGAGCAGTTAACACAGAAATCACGCTGGAGATTGTTCACAAAGTTGAGCTAACCTCAATTATTACTCGAGTATCAGCAGATGAGTTGGATCTTTCTGAGGGGAAAGAAGCTTACGCAGTGATCAAGTCCAACGATATTGTTATTGCTAGGGAATAG
- a CDS encoding DUF427 domain-containing protein: protein MPKAIWNGAVLAESDTTVVVESNHYFPPDSVNKQYFTESDTHTTCPWKGLASYYTIEVDGQVNKDAAWYYPEAKEKAKNIEGYVAFWRGVKVEA from the coding sequence ATGCCGAAAGCAATCTGGAATGGTGCTGTGTTAGCCGAAAGCGATACCACTGTAGTTGTGGAAAGCAACCATTACTTTCCCCCAGACTCAGTTAACAAGCAGTACTTCACCGAAAGCGACACCCACACGACTTGTCCTTGGAAAGGTCTTGCCAGTTACTATACTATTGAAGTCGATGGACAAGTCAACAAGGATGCTGCTTGGTACTATCCTGAAGCAAAGGAGAAGGCTAAGAATATTGAGGGCTATGTCGCTTTCTGGAGAGGTGTCAAAGTCGAGGCTTAG